The following coding sequences lie in one Pseudomonas sp. B33.4 genomic window:
- a CDS encoding TlpA disulfide reductase family protein → MLTFTLGTFAIALNHLLLISALALATFVGWRVAKRGGDNPESALFSLFLLGMLAARVAFVLLYWSHYRNDPWQIIDLRDGGFLAWPGVIVLLLVALYRGWRRPGLRRPLGFGVASGVAFWLLATLSLNIYEQGTRLPDISLRNAAGETIQLSDYQGGPLVINLWATWCPPCRREMPVLENAQRQRPDLTFLFVNQAESMQSVATFLETQGLSLNNVLFDRSGRLGQAVGSMALPTTLFYSPDGRLLSSHLGELSNASLARALENFDTPPPNSNPATAPATSARKLPCPASATC, encoded by the coding sequence ATGCTGACTTTCACCCTCGGCACCTTTGCCATTGCGCTTAATCACCTGCTGCTGATCAGTGCCCTGGCGCTGGCGACCTTTGTCGGCTGGCGGGTGGCCAAGCGTGGCGGCGATAACCCCGAGTCGGCGTTGTTCAGCCTGTTTCTGCTGGGCATGCTCGCAGCGCGTGTTGCCTTTGTGCTGCTGTACTGGTCGCACTATCGCAATGATCCGTGGCAGATCATCGATTTGCGTGACGGTGGCTTCCTCGCCTGGCCGGGGGTGATTGTGTTGCTGCTGGTGGCGCTGTATCGCGGCTGGCGCCGTCCGGGCTTGCGCCGCCCGCTGGGTTTTGGGGTGGCCAGCGGTGTAGCGTTCTGGCTGTTGGCGACGCTGTCGTTGAACATCTATGAACAAGGCACCCGATTGCCGGACATCTCCCTGCGCAATGCCGCCGGAGAAACCATCCAGCTCAGCGACTATCAGGGTGGCCCGCTGGTGATCAATCTGTGGGCGACCTGGTGTCCACCGTGCCGACGCGAGATGCCGGTGCTGGAAAACGCTCAGCGACAGCGCCCGGACCTGACCTTCCTGTTCGTCAATCAGGCCGAAAGCATGCAAAGCGTGGCGACATTTCTGGAAACCCAGGGCTTGAGCCTCAACAACGTGCTGTTTGACCGCAGCGGTCGCCTCGGTCAGGCCGTGGGTTCCATGGCATTGCCGACTACGCTGTTCTATAGCCCTGACGGTCGGTTGCTGAGCAGCCACCTGGGCGAGTTATCCAACGCCAGCCTGGCGCGCGCGCTGGAAAACTTCGACACCCCGCCCCCGAATTCGAACCCGGCCACTGCACCGGCCACTTCTGCAAGGAAACTGCCATGCCCCGCCTCCGCCACCTGCTGA
- a CDS encoding alpha/beta fold hydrolase: MPFFTVDGQALHYIDQGTGPAVLLAGSYLWDQAMWAPQIAALSPHYRVIALDLWGHGESGRLPEGTTSLDDIARQAQALLDHLDIDQVTLVGLSVGGMWGVRLALSAPQRLNGLVLMDTYVGVEPEPTRQYYFSLFKQIEETGEISEQLLDIVVPIFFRPGIDPQSALYQDFRAKLAAYSSDRLRESIVPMGRITFGRDDLLPRLRELNAPTTLVMCGDQDKPRPPSEAKEMAELIGCPWVLVPEAGHISNLENPEFVTEVLFTFLSERNR, encoded by the coding sequence ATGCCTTTTTTCACGGTTGACGGACAAGCGCTGCATTACATTGATCAAGGCACTGGTCCGGCGGTGTTGCTGGCCGGCAGCTATCTGTGGGACCAGGCCATGTGGGCGCCGCAGATTGCCGCGTTATCGCCGCATTATCGGGTGATTGCACTGGATCTGTGGGGCCATGGCGAGTCGGGGCGGTTACCCGAGGGCACGACTTCACTGGACGACATTGCCCGTCAGGCGCAGGCCCTGCTCGATCATCTGGACATCGATCAGGTCACCCTCGTCGGGCTGTCGGTTGGCGGCATGTGGGGCGTGCGCCTGGCGTTGTCGGCACCGCAACGGCTCAACGGTCTGGTGCTGATGGACACGTATGTTGGTGTCGAGCCTGAGCCGACTCGTCAGTACTACTTCTCGCTGTTTAAACAGATCGAAGAAACCGGCGAAATTTCCGAGCAATTGCTTGATATCGTCGTGCCGATCTTCTTCCGCCCGGGTATTGATCCGCAGTCGGCGCTGTATCAGGATTTTCGCGCGAAACTGGCGGCGTACTCGTCCGATCGTTTACGCGAAAGCATCGTACCGATGGGGCGTATCACCTTTGGTCGCGATGATTTGTTGCCACGTCTGCGCGAGTTGAATGCGCCGACCACGCTGGTCATGTGCGGCGATCAGGACAAACCACGACCACCGTCGGAAGCAAAGGAAATGGCCGAGTTGATCGGTTGCCCGTGGGTGCTGGTGCCGGAGGCGGGGCATATCTCCAATCTGGAGAATCCGGAGTTTGTGACCGAGGTGTTGTTTACTTTCCTCAGCGAGCGCAACCGTTAG
- the dsbD gene encoding protein-disulfide reductase DsbD, with translation MRHFFLLFALLISSLAQAGNNPFETKPEFLPVDQAFVLTSERLESGETQLFWQITDGYYLYQKRLKFDGLSAEQQPALPQGESHSDEFFGEQPVYRQGLEVKIPASASGQIKVSYQGCADAGLCYPPQTRVIDLGGKSAVAASAEAPDQALASSLQQRALGWSLLVFFGLGLLLAFTPCTLPMLPILAGMVVGSGATPRRGFALAGSYVICMALVYAAMGVIAALLGANLQAWLQNPWLLGTFAAIFVVLALPMFGFFELQLPVALRDRLEHASRSRSGGSLIGAGVLGALSGLLVGPCMTAPLAGALLYIAQSGNALHGGLILFSLGIGIGVPLLLLVTVGNRFLPKPGAWMNLLKGVFGFLFLATALLMLRPVLDASLWLGLCGALLLIAAFCAWKQSEGFGRVAQLFGASSLLLGLWGSLLVIGAAGGSDDPYQPLHVYSAGRVGTAAPSAHDAFITIKDPAALQSELDAAKAKGQWVLLDYYADWCVSCKVMEKQVFGKDKVMQALSDVRLLRLDVTADNAASRELLSRYKVPGPPSFVWIGTDGEERRSQRITGEVDAETFLQRWATTREAN, from the coding sequence ATGCGTCATTTTTTTCTTTTGTTTGCTCTGCTGATTTCCAGCCTGGCCCAGGCCGGGAACAATCCATTCGAGACAAAACCGGAGTTTCTGCCGGTCGACCAGGCATTCGTGCTCACTTCCGAACGTCTGGAATCCGGTGAAACCCAGCTGTTCTGGCAAATAACCGACGGTTATTACCTGTATCAGAAGCGTTTGAAATTCGACGGACTGAGCGCGGAGCAACAGCCGGCGCTGCCTCAAGGCGAGTCGCATAGCGACGAGTTTTTCGGTGAACAACCGGTCTATCGCCAAGGGCTGGAAGTGAAAATCCCGGCCTCGGCCAGCGGTCAGATCAAGGTCAGTTATCAGGGCTGCGCCGACGCCGGTCTGTGTTATCCGCCGCAAACCCGGGTCATTGATCTGGGCGGCAAATCCGCAGTGGCTGCAAGCGCCGAAGCGCCGGATCAGGCCTTGGCCAGCAGCCTGCAACAACGGGCGCTGGGCTGGAGCTTGCTGGTGTTCTTCGGCCTCGGTCTGTTGCTGGCGTTCACGCCTTGCACGTTGCCGATGCTGCCGATTCTGGCCGGCATGGTGGTCGGCAGTGGTGCCACCCCGCGTCGCGGTTTCGCGCTGGCCGGCAGCTATGTGATCTGCATGGCGCTGGTGTATGCGGCGATGGGCGTGATTGCTGCGCTGCTTGGTGCGAATCTGCAGGCGTGGTTGCAGAATCCGTGGCTGCTCGGCACCTTCGCCGCGATCTTCGTGGTGCTGGCCTTGCCGATGTTCGGTTTCTTTGAACTGCAATTGCCGGTGGCCCTGCGCGACCGCCTCGAACACGCTTCGCGCAGTCGCAGCGGTGGCAGCCTGATCGGCGCCGGGGTACTCGGAGCATTGTCCGGTCTGTTGGTCGGCCCGTGCATGACCGCGCCGCTGGCCGGTGCGTTGCTGTATATCGCGCAGAGCGGCAATGCATTGCATGGTGGCCTGATTCTGTTTTCACTGGGCATCGGCATCGGTGTGCCGTTGTTGTTGCTGGTGACCGTGGGCAATCGCTTCCTGCCCAAGCCCGGCGCGTGGATGAACCTGCTCAAAGGCGTGTTCGGCTTCCTCTTTCTCGCCACCGCGCTGTTGATGTTGCGCCCGGTGCTGGATGCTTCGCTATGGCTGGGTCTGTGCGGTGCACTGCTGTTGATCGCCGCGTTCTGCGCGTGGAAACAGTCCGAAGGTTTTGGCCGCGTCGCCCAGTTGTTCGGCGCCAGTTCGTTGTTGCTCGGCCTGTGGGGCAGTCTGCTGGTGATTGGCGCGGCGGGCGGCAGCGATGATCCGTATCAACCGTTGCATGTCTACAGTGCCGGTCGTGTCGGTACTGCGGCGCCTTCGGCTCATGACGCATTCATCACGATCAAGGATCCGGCGGCACTGCAAAGTGAACTCGATGCCGCCAAAGCCAAGGGGCAGTGGGTACTGCTCGACTACTACGCCGACTGGTGCGTGTCGTGCAAAGTCATGGAGAAACAGGTATTCGGCAAGGACAAGGTCATGCAGGCGTTGAGCGACGTGCGCCTGCTGCGGCTCGATGTCACCGCTGACAACGCGGCCAGCCGTGAATTGCTCAGCCGCTACAAAGTGCCGGGGCCCCCGAGTTTCGTCTGGATCGGCACGGATGGCGAAGAACGCCGCAGCCAGCGCATCACCGGCGAAGTCGATGCCGAGACATTCCTGCAACGCTGGGCTACCACCCGGGAAGCCAATTAA
- the dsbG gene encoding thiol:disulfide interchange protein DsbG, with the protein MPRLRHLLTLTLGSALLHLPSVQAAEELPAAIKQIEAKGAKIVGQFDAPDGLRGYAAQYQNRGMALYLTPDGKHVLLGNLYDADGKDLSSEPLQKLVYAPMAKEVWAKFEASNWIQDGNKDAPRTVYLFSDPNCPYCNMFWEQARPWVKSGKVQLRHIMVGIIREDSPGKSAALLAAKDPAKALEDHEKAGKGSSLKALKDIPAAVQTKLAANMQLMEDLDLQATPAIFYMDDKGELQQQQGAPSPDKLAKILGPK; encoded by the coding sequence ATGCCCCGCCTCCGCCACCTGCTGACGCTGACTCTGGGCAGCGCCCTGCTGCACTTGCCGTCGGTGCAGGCTGCTGAAGAGTTGCCTGCGGCGATCAAACAGATCGAAGCCAAAGGCGCGAAAATCGTCGGCCAGTTCGACGCCCCCGATGGCTTGCGCGGTTATGCGGCGCAATATCAGAACCGTGGCATGGCGCTGTACCTGACCCCGGATGGCAAACACGTTTTGCTCGGTAATCTGTACGACGCCGACGGTAAGGACTTGAGCAGCGAGCCCCTGCAAAAACTGGTTTACGCGCCGATGGCCAAGGAAGTCTGGGCCAAGTTCGAGGCGAGCAACTGGATTCAGGACGGCAACAAGGATGCACCGCGCACCGTGTACCTGTTCAGCGATCCGAACTGCCCGTACTGCAACATGTTCTGGGAACAGGCACGACCATGGGTCAAATCCGGCAAGGTGCAACTGCGGCACATTATGGTCGGCATCATCCGCGAGGACAGCCCGGGCAAATCGGCGGCGTTGCTGGCGGCGAAAGATCCGGCCAAGGCCCTGGAAGATCACGAAAAGGCTGGCAAGGGCAGCTCACTGAAGGCGCTGAAGGATATTCCGGCGGCCGTGCAGACCAAACTGGCGGCAAACATGCAGTTGATGGAAGACCTCGATCTGCAGGCGACGCCGGCGATCTTCTATATGGATGACAAGGGCGAGCTGCAACAGCAGCAAGGTGCGCCTTCGCCGGACAAGTTGGCGAAGATTCTGGGGCCTAAATAA